The genome window CAATACTTTTAACATGGAATTGTAGTATGACAGATCTGATTCTGTGCTGCTTCTGTAGCAGCAAACTGTCCTCAGTAGGTTTataataagaatgcctttattagtcccacagcggggaatgATTCTGGTCATAAGTTGTCTTAAATGCTTATTGATAAATGATAAAACCCTTTATCAGCAGGCTCTGTGATATTGTTAGGATTTTGCTGCAGCTTATTCAAAACCTGTCTTTTGCTACCCGAGGTTGTCTGCTAGGTCCACCATTGGCTGATACATGGAGAGACCCTCATCATCTTTCTGAATCAGTCTCTGCACAATCTAGCACAGTGGAAACCATTTGAAAATGTGTTACTACACTTATGACAACAAGACATAAAAATGTGTAACATGTAAGGTTGGAAATCAAAATTATTgtcactggacacacacacacacacacacacacacacacacacacacacacacacacacacacacacacacacacacacacacatatatatatatatatatatatttatattcaatACTGTCCCAAAGGGTACTGTTCAGGGCCTGATTGCTtcaaatcatttcatttcaagctTAAACTCTGAGCCACAACTTTCATTGTGCAAATAAAAAGTCAGTAGATCAGAAGTTGATAAATAAAAAGTCCTTCTCTGATATGTTAGTTTATTGATGTATCATCTTTTAACCTTTAATTTAAACCCCAAAATAGGGTTGCAACAAATCGACGAATCGAAAATAATCGATGACGGAAATTGATCGATTATGATTTACTGCGCAGCGCCACGGCAAAATAAGACAGCCGCAGGTGAAATGCCGGAGAAAACTAACAAAgtggcagcaggagggaggctGCGCCCTAATGTCTTTATATGCGCATTaagtattaaacaaagacaacgttaacctgcaagtcatacagctggtggtttgtaaatactatgACGcaggagaacgtaagaatgaaacactggtgtcccggatgtagcagcagtaacaaacgctgtttatgcGTCACGTGGAGACGCTTCATTAAGTGccgctgtgttaaaagttactcTGTTACTTAATGTGTTCTGCCGCAAGTGTCAGCTGGCTGCGCAATCACGATGAACACAGTGATGAACGGCGCCGccacagaacagcgcaacttaaacggtgcagacGCTAAAcgcaacagcagcattaaaatgtgacgacatggtttttagtggttgtcaccgttgcctcagagccagaaggagcctgtgtggagtttacatgttctcccgtGTCTTCGTGGGTTTTTTCCCACAGTCAgattgactggagctgctgcagctctacaACAAAactatgcttgctttgtttagaGGCTTGCaggaagttttattattcaaacgctggattttgtgttttgtttgagatttaaataGTCAAAATCCAACTTTATGAAACAAACCCTAAGGGATttctaaaaagcaaaacatgaaataatatatttttaattttttttttatccgatTAATCGAAAAAATAATTGACAGATTaatcgattatcaaaataatcgtttGTTGCAGCCCAACCCCAAAATGAGTTGCAAACAACAAAAATGTACTTGCACTGAGaataatgaagaaaataaatctTCTGTGGGCATTTATCTAAGCTGGGTTGGAAACCAACATGTAACCAGCAGCTGAGCTAAACCAGTGAAGAGACAAAAATCCAcacttatttacatttttaacatgtAAATAAATCTTCCTATCATATTTTTCTAGTGCCCCAGCGACGTGCACTACTAGCATCCTTTCATATGCTCCAGTTTTTGAGCCAGTGCAGAGGACATGTCCGCAAGCAGCTCCTCCCTGATGTGGTTTTCCCTGCTCTGCAGCTCATGGATGAAATGCCCTCTCAGCTTCTTCATGTCTATCACACGCTCCACCAGCTGCTCGCGcagctccctctgtgcctctagGGGGCGACCCGCCCTGTTGTCCACCAACTCTGGCCTCTGGCCACACAGCAGCACGGCTCTTTTTAGCCCCCCAGAACCCACATCTAGGAGCTGATCCACAGTACAGGCCGGGCTCAGGCGGTCTGCATGGGTGAGCACTGGGAGGATGAATTCCATGGCTCCCTCTCCAAACAGCTCTACCGTGGCTCCGATTGCCTGGGTCAAATCCTGGTCGATcctgctggagcctggagccttgATCACGACGAGGAAAGCGTGTGGTCCAGGACTAGCAAGCTGAAGACTCCTTAAAGCTTCTCTGGCTCTGCTCTTGATCCCCAGCGATGAGCCCAATAGATCCGGAGTGTCGACTACTGTAACCTCTCTACCATCCACTAACGTCCTTCGCTTGCTGCTCTGCATTAGTTGATTTTTTGGCACCTCTTTCTCACTGTTGCCCAACAACCTTTCAGCCAAGGAGGTTCGTCCTCCACCAGTGGGTCCAAGGAGGATGAATCTCAGGGCAGCTTTGGTGGGACTGTTGCTGGTCTGATCTTTGTCTAACTCCACTGTTTGATTTCCTGCaacattgacaatgtctttacgATAAATAGGAAAGCGATTTGCATAGAATGTGtgatttttttgcttaaatgcagtgaaactaaaactaaaaaatgaAGGCGACCAACCTGTTAATGTTTTGATGACTTCAACCAGCCACTTACATTTGGAGGAAAACGCTGGTGGTGGAGCAGATTACAAATCAGTGCATTTAACTTTTAATTACACGTTTATAATTATGTTGCAGATGCATTCCATAAAAACCAAACTGCTTTCTAACTAAACAGAACCACTTAAACTGCAGTAAGAACTTTCTCAAAGCGTCAGCACTCACCAATGATAAACCGCCATAACCGAGACACCAGGTTAAACAGATTCTGGATTCCTGAGACAGAAACCACAGAAAATAA of Betta splendens chromosome 19, fBetSpl5.4, whole genome shotgun sequence contains these proteins:
- the LOC114846197 gene encoding GTPase IMAP family member 9-like, which encodes MECRCDKDNFDNAVSGWWPNSNGIQMGALTVVGYLLYRFSQTLPALIRWPIRLFCSLTGLTALWGWVGRLLGTVRGIQNLFNLVSRLWRFIIAFSSKCKWLVEVIKTLTGNQTVELDKDQTSNSPTKAALRFILLGPTGGGRTSLAERLLGNSEKEVPKNQLMQSSKRRTLVDGREVTVVDTPDLLGSSLGIKSRAREALRSLQLASPGPHAFLVVIKAPGSSRIDQDLTQAIGATVELFGEGAMEFILPVLTHADRLSPACTVDQLLDVGSGGLKRAVLLCGQRPELVDNRAGRPLEAQRELREQLVERVIDMKKLRGHFIHELQSRENHIREELLADMSSALAQKLEHMKGC